One Helianthus annuus cultivar XRQ/B chromosome 7, HanXRQr2.0-SUNRISE, whole genome shotgun sequence genomic region harbors:
- the LOC110868867 gene encoding leucine-rich repeat extensin-like protein 6 produces MAILLSHHKFAILIVLLSFFTTLSHQATTPPNPRLLNAFYALQAWKHSITSDPRGFTSDWYGYNVCNYTGVFCAPSQDDPHLTTVAGVDLNHANISGSLPEDLGLLTDLALFHINTNRFCGTVPKSFKKLSLLYELDISNNRFSGDFPSVVLSLPSLKFLDIRFNQFKGEVPSDLYNLKLDAIFINNNLFETSFPKNLGNSPVSVIVFANNAIKGCLPSSIKKMSETLEELMLVNVSLSGCLTPDIGSLRKLRVLDVSQNSLVGMLPESIGNMKSLEQLNVAHNKFSGDIPTSICSLPRLENFTYSDNYFFGEPKICLKLADKDDRKNCIPNRPLQRKVEECKAFYNRPVNCRGCGAPPPPPPPPPTKHWLPPYDHHTYTPPLKN; encoded by the coding sequence GGCCATTCTACTCTCACACCACAAATTTGCCATTCTTATTGTTCTTCTATCTTTCTTCACAACCCTCTCTCATCAAGCAACAACTCCCCCTAACCCAAGACTCCTAAATGCTTTTTATGCCCTTCAAGCATGGAAACACTCAATAACCTCGGACCCTCGCGGCTTCACTTCCGATTGGTACGGCTATAATGTTTGTAACTACACCGGCGTGTTTTGCGCCCCTTCTCAAGACGATCCACATCTCACCACAGTCGCTGGCGTGGATCTTAACCACGCAAACATATCAGGCTCTCTGCCAGAAGACTTAGGATTGCTCACTGACTTAGCACTGttccacataaataccaacaggTTTTGTGGAACAGTGCCAAAGTCTTTTAAAAAACTAAGTCTTCTGTACGAGCTTGATATTAGTAACAACCGCTTTTCGGGTGACTTCCCGTCAGTGGTCCTTTCACTTCCTTCTCTCAAATTTCTTGATATCCGGTTTAACCAATTCAAAGGCGAGGTCCCTTCGGACTTGTACAACCTTAAACTCGACgccattttcatcaacaacaacttATTCGAAACTAGTTTCCCTAAAAACCTAGGGAACTCTCCTGTTTCGGTTATAGTCTTCGCTAACAACGCTATCAAAGGTTGCTTGCCATCAAGTATAAAGAAAATGAGTGAAACTTTAGAAGAACTTATGCTAGTGAATGTGAGTTTAAGTGGTTGTTTAACACCGGATATCGGATCGTTAAGGAAGTTGAGAGTTCTTGATGTGAGTCAAAACTCACTTGTCGGAATGTTGCCCGAAAGTATAGGAAATATGAAGAGCTTAGAGCAGTTAAATGTGGCTCACAACAAATTTTCGGGCGACATTCCGACAAGTATATGCTCGTTACCGAGGTTAGAAAATTTTACCTACTCGGATAACTACTTTTTCGGGGAGCCGAAAATTTGTCTTAAATTGGCGGATAAAGATGACAGAAAAAACTGTATTCCGAATAGACCGTTGCAACGTAAGGTAGAGGAGTGCAAAGCCTTTTATAATCGACCGGTGAACTGTCGCGGCTGCGGCGCGCctccgccaccgccgccaccaccacctacTAAGCATTGGTTGCCACCGTATGACCACCACACATACACGCCACCATTGAAAAATTGA